In one window of Ruminococcus albus AD2013 DNA:
- a CDS encoding PD-(D/E)XK nuclease family protein — MTEIITGGVRSSRESLFIQRICEAASSGEKVLVIVPDQFSFEYDKTLYEALGARLFNSIETAGFQHLAEDISARYGSKAKDSANANAQMILMFLAVKKAVKDGVIRYYKNSTAKASFIGELTELLPRLRQSGVTPQALQMASAKLEGSISMKLSDIGAIFENYKQELEKADMKDQLSLMEEAAELSKTCDVFDGKSIFVSAFTDFSYDEKRMLEQCIVKGKSLTVSLLIDDAFVSRCRTNPFDITVSVRQMLRDMTMSHNKQLRETSAPEISGDHPDILQLSEHLFDYNRIPYKASGDCVKVLAADDVYEEADYICAEICRLVREENYKFNDIAVTVRDLESFGAVISGAMERYDIPFFLDKRDSIDASAIVHYINTIFKTVLTGKFRTDNIIKLIKSPLYGLLNYEISDLEDYCVRWGVDGDMWTEDFTAAPDSGVDLGRINDMRRQVIEPLVNFKEACSGASAAQISRAFYDLLDALDLSRQTYSLVKRVSLSDNDTEIEMSRGLKQLWTMSLSAVRSIYELLGEEKISLRSYYDLYSLMLSQMKVSEPPQKLDCVRIVDASHSRFSGVKALFAAEVNDGVFPASVKSRGLLSEHEKELLKLEEDIEIADNSLNTLKRERLAAYTALCTPTDRLYVLYSRSDLLGTEKRPSVLVKEVREILGLGVESINQLPSDFFCTSYKTAYTVYIEHSRDNTASVSSIRDSLMGSAYYYDKLRTLSEACKDKPFKLSEERAKEVFFAAETAEVSPTKLDNYFKCPFMYFCNYGLRLSRSQKMDMDGLNKGLMIHDVLEKAIGSEERTPTENREHFLAMTEEDITGLIEERFGDYYKNVFCGDFGKNKTFLYRFESMKQQAFNIVKYVQRELSNGGFAPAVTEYRLTRDNGADHLDLTLKDGRHIVLIGTIDRADIYEDENGRKFVRIIDYKFRKQTAFDLGELFCGLNLQMLIYLSVLLETGNPVNPDMELEQAGVFYLKLIGDGQKLSEDCELSEDALYTAACESAIDAFSRKGRISDADGINEKLDSTISKASLSSCTMSDAMFTAMRIFAKRKVIEYGNRLLDGDIDADPLENICSYCRFGGICGKAFPDEPRKGNKEQMKEALEEIMNEKGEGEE, encoded by the coding sequence ATGACAGAGATCATCACAGGCGGTGTGCGCAGCAGCCGCGAAAGCCTTTTTATACAGCGTATATGTGAAGCCGCTTCTTCGGGAGAAAAGGTGCTTGTCATCGTGCCCGACCAGTTCTCTTTTGAGTATGACAAGACTCTGTATGAAGCTCTCGGGGCGAGACTTTTCAACAGTATCGAGACCGCGGGCTTTCAGCATCTTGCAGAGGATATCTCAGCAAGATACGGCAGCAAAGCAAAGGACAGCGCCAATGCCAATGCCCAGATGATACTCATGTTCCTCGCAGTGAAAAAAGCCGTTAAGGACGGCGTTATAAGGTACTACAAGAACAGCACTGCCAAGGCTTCATTTATCGGTGAGCTGACTGAACTTCTGCCCCGCCTGCGCCAGAGCGGTGTGACTCCGCAGGCTTTGCAGATGGCTTCGGCAAAGCTGGAAGGCTCTATCTCCATGAAGCTTTCCGATATCGGGGCTATATTCGAGAATTATAAGCAGGAACTTGAAAAAGCCGATATGAAAGATCAGCTCTCACTGATGGAAGAAGCGGCTGAACTTTCAAAGACCTGTGATGTTTTCGACGGCAAGAGCATATTCGTTTCGGCGTTCACTGATTTTTCCTACGATGAAAAACGTATGCTTGAACAGTGCATCGTCAAGGGAAAGTCCCTGACAGTATCACTGCTTATCGATGATGCTTTTGTTTCCCGATGCCGAACTAATCCCTTTGATATCACTGTGTCCGTAAGGCAGATGCTGAGAGATATGACAATGAGCCACAACAAGCAGCTGAGGGAGACTTCCGCTCCCGAAATATCAGGCGACCACCCCGATATCCTACAGCTGAGCGAGCATCTTTTTGACTACAACAGGATACCCTACAAAGCTTCGGGGGACTGCGTGAAAGTCCTTGCGGCTGATGATGTTTATGAAGAAGCAGATTACATCTGTGCAGAGATATGCAGGCTTGTCCGTGAGGAGAATTATAAATTCAACGATATAGCTGTCACCGTCCGCGACCTTGAAAGCTTCGGCGCGGTTATCTCGGGGGCGATGGAGAGATATGATATCCCGTTCTTTCTTGATAAGCGTGACAGTATCGATGCATCGGCGATAGTGCATTATATAAACACTATTTTCAAGACCGTTCTCACCGGAAAATTCAGGACTGATAATATCATAAAGCTGATAAAATCGCCGCTGTACGGGCTTTTGAATTACGAGATAAGCGATCTGGAGGACTACTGCGTGCGCTGGGGCGTTGACGGCGATATGTGGACGGAGGATTTCACTGCCGCACCCGACAGCGGCGTTGACCTCGGGCGCATAAACGATATGAGAAGACAGGTCATCGAGCCACTTGTGAATTTCAAGGAGGCTTGTTCAGGTGCGTCTGCCGCACAGATATCAAGGGCATTTTACGACCTGCTTGATGCCCTCGACCTTTCAAGGCAGACCTATTCGCTGGTAAAGCGCGTCAGCTTATCGGACAACGACACGGAAATCGAGATGTCAAGAGGGCTGAAACAGCTATGGACAATGAGCCTTTCTGCTGTCAGGTCGATATACGAACTGCTTGGGGAGGAAAAGATAAGTCTGCGCAGTTATTACGACCTTTACAGCCTTATGCTCTCGCAGATGAAAGTCTCCGAGCCGCCGCAGAAGCTTGACTGTGTCCGCATAGTTGATGCTTCACATTCGAGGTTCAGCGGTGTAAAGGCTCTGTTTGCGGCGGAGGTCAATGACGGCGTATTTCCTGCCTCGGTTAAAAGCAGGGGACTTCTCAGCGAACACGAAAAGGAACTTTTAAAGCTTGAAGAGGATATCGAGATAGCGGATAATTCGCTGAATACCCTCAAACGCGAAAGACTTGCCGCTTACACCGCACTTTGTACGCCTACGGACAGGCTTTATGTGCTGTATTCCCGTTCCGACCTGCTAGGTACGGAGAAGCGTCCATCGGTGCTTGTTAAAGAAGTGCGTGAGATACTGGGTCTTGGGGTGGAGAGTATAAATCAGCTGCCCTCCGACTTTTTCTGCACTTCATACAAGACGGCTTACACTGTGTACATAGAACATTCCCGGGATAACACCGCTTCTGTCAGCAGTATACGTGATTCCCTTATGGGCTCGGCTTACTATTATGATAAGCTTAGGACTCTCAGTGAAGCCTGCAAGGATAAGCCTTTCAAGCTTTCGGAAGAAAGAGCAAAGGAAGTCTTTTTTGCGGCTGAAACAGCGGAAGTTTCACCGACCAAGCTTGACAACTATTTCAAATGTCCATTTATGTACTTCTGCAATTACGGGCTGAGACTTTCACGTTCACAGAAGATGGATATGGACGGTCTTAACAAGGGTCTGATGATACACGATGTTCTCGAAAAAGCCATAGGTTCGGAAGAACGCACTCCCACCGAGAACCGCGAGCATTTTCTTGCCATGACCGAGGAAGATATAACGGGGCTGATAGAAGAACGTTTCGGCGACTATTACAAAAACGTTTTCTGCGGAGATTTCGGCAAGAACAAAACATTCCTCTACCGATTTGAATCGATGAAACAGCAGGCGTTCAACATCGTTAAGTATGTTCAGCGGGAACTTTCAAACGGCGGATTTGCGCCCGCAGTTACCGAATACAGGCTGACCAGAGATAACGGTGCCGACCATCTCGACCTGACGCTGAAAGACGGCAGACACATTGTTCTTATCGGCACTATCGACCGCGCCGACATCTACGAGGATGAGAACGGCAGAAAATTCGTGCGAATAATCGACTATAAATTCCGCAAACAGACAGCCTTTGACCTTGGCGAACTTTTCTGCGGGCTGAATCTGCAAATGCTCATATATCTGTCTGTTCTGCTTGAAACGGGCAATCCCGTCAACCCAGATATGGAGCTTGAACAGGCGGGAGTATTCTACCTGAAACTGATAGGCGACGGTCAGAAGCTTTCCGAGGACTGCGAACTTTCGGAGGACGCACTTTACACCGCTGCCTGCGAATCTGCCATCGATGCATTTTCCCGAAAGGGCAGGATATCCGATGCGGATGGCATAAATGAGAAGCTTGACTCGACTATCAGCAAAGCTTCACTCAGCAGCTGTACCATGAGCGATGCTATGTTCACTGCCATGAGGATATTTGCGAAACGCAAGGTCATCGAGTACGGAAACCGTCTGCTAGATGGTGACATCGATGCCGACCCGCTGGAGAATATATGCTCATACTGCCGATTCGGCGGCATATGCGGAAAAGCCTTTCCCGATGAGCCGAGAAAGGGAAACAAAGAGCAGATGAAAGAAGCGCTTGAAGAGATAATGAATGAAAAGGGGGAGGGAGAAGAATGA